A section of the Longibacter salinarum genome encodes:
- a CDS encoding OsmC family protein yields MVHIDVSYEGQLRCRATHEPSGNQLHTDAPVDNHGRGETFSPTDLVATGLGTCIVTIMGIYANKHDLDLGEMTVSIDKEMDGPPRHISKLTVTVDVPHAFDEKTERALRNAAEGCPVAKSLGPNTEIDLTIRFGQPVS; encoded by the coding sequence ACGAAGGTCAGCTCCGTTGCCGCGCTACGCATGAGCCCTCCGGTAACCAGCTTCACACCGATGCGCCCGTCGACAATCACGGACGCGGTGAGACGTTTTCTCCGACCGACCTCGTCGCGACCGGACTCGGCACGTGCATCGTGACGATCATGGGGATCTACGCCAACAAGCATGACCTGGACCTCGGCGAAATGACCGTGAGCATCGACAAAGAGATGGACGGCCCGCCCCGGCATATTTCGAAGCTGACCGTCACCGTCGATGTACCCCACGCGTTCGATGAGAAAACCGAACGCGCTCTCCGTAACGCTGCCGAAGGCTGCCCCGTCGCCAAGAGCCTTGGCCCCAACACCGAAATCGATCTCACCATTCGCTTCGGGCAGCCCGTTTCGTAG